Proteins from a genomic interval of Schistocerca piceifrons isolate TAMUIC-IGC-003096 chromosome 3, iqSchPice1.1, whole genome shotgun sequence:
- the LOC124790005 gene encoding cuticle protein 70, isoforms A and B has protein sequence MYKLVILLCAVAAAHAGYLGGYAAPAVAVAPAPAVAVAHAPAVPVATSYARIHQVTNSVPVAVAAPAVVKAAVPVAAPVVAAAPVFAAHAPLALGHGYGYGGYHG, from the exons ATGTACAAGCTG GTGATCCTGCTGTGCGCCGTGGCCGCCGCCCACGCCGGCTACCTGGGAGgctacgccgcccccgccgtcgcgGTGGCGCCCGCCCCCGCCGTCGCCGTGGCGCACGCGCCCGCCGTGCCGGTGGCCACCTCCTACGCCAGGATCCACCAGGTGACCAACTCTGTGCCCGTGGccgtcgccgcccccgccgtcgTCAAGGCTGCGGTGCCCGTCGCCGCCCCCGTCGTCGCCGCCGCCCCCGTCTTCGCCGCCCACGCACCCCTCGCTCTTGGCCACGGCTACGGATACGGCGGCTACCACGGCTAA